The stretch of DNA CGCGCCAATAAAGAGGGGATCAAGAATATTCAGACGCATCTCGCCGTGCCGGATGACGCGAAGCTCTCCGTGGCGAGCGTGGATGTGGCGTTCTTCCACGACGTGCTGCACCACATTGAGCACCGCGACGTGTACATGAAGAATCTGGCGAAGTACATCAAACCCAACGGGCGCATCGTGATTATCGAAAATGCCGCGCACGAGCGCCAGCACGGGCCTGCGGAGCACGGGCAGGCCGAGCATGATCCCAACGCCGCCATGCATCAGGCCATGCAAGGCAATCAGCATCGAACGATGGAGCACCAGGGTCAGCAGGTGGAGATGTCCTCCGAGCGCCAGAAGGTGGACGTCATGCTGGCCGCCGCCGGCTTCAAACCCGTGCAGGAATCCGCCCTGTTCGGCGCAGGGAAATTTTTCGTGATATATGGACGCTAATCAGAGCCCCGACCGCCAGGGAGGGGGCACGTTCAATGGTCATTATCAATCGGCAGACGTGCCCCCTCCCTGGCGGTCGGGGCTCTGATCCGTTTTCAAGTCCAAACAGATAAGCCTAGATATCCAGCGATTTTCTGTATAGGCGCACCGTAGGCGTGAGCGGCAGTTGCGCAAGCGTGCTGG from Acidobacteriota bacterium encodes:
- a CDS encoding class I SAM-dependent methyltransferase, yielding MAPGGTPMFMNQHLKRLLITALLALATVKFTAAQIGSQPAAEWIPHLEDATRVAGLKIDEVVKIIGLKPGMVVADIGSGSGVFTRPFAKAVGAGGKAIAVDIDTALLSYISERANKEGIKNIQTHLAVPDDAKLSVASVDVAFFHDVLHHIEHRDVYMKNLAKYIKPNGRIVIIENAAHERQHGPAEHGQAEHDPNAAMHQAMQGNQHRTMEHQGQQVEMSSERQKVDVMLAAAGFKPVQESALFGAGKFFVIYGR